GCGGCCGTCAGAGACGTCACCCTCGAGCTCCACCGAGGTGAGATCCTCGGACTCGCCGGCGAGAGCGGATGCGGCAAGACGACTCTCGCCTACGGAGTGCAGCGGCTGCTCAAAGCCCCCGCAGTGATCACGAGCGGCTCCGTCGTCTTCCACGACGCATCCGGCACCGACATCGACGTGAACGCGCTCGACGCCGAGCAGATGCGCCGGTTCCGCTGGGACAAGATCTCGATGGTCTTCCAGGGCGCGATGAACGCCCTCAACCCCGTCGCCCCGATCGGGCGCCAGCTCGAGGACGTCTTCGAGGTGCACCGTCCCGGGATGCCGCGGGCGACGCGCCGCGCGGAGGTCGCCGAGCTGCTCGAGATCGTCAAGGTGGGCGCGGCCCGTGCCCGATCCTTCCCGCACGAGCTCTCGGGCGGGATGCGGCAGCGCGTCATGATCGCCATGGCGCTCGCGCTGCGGCCGCAGCTCATGGTCATGGACGAGCCGACCACGGCGCTCGACGTGCTCGTGCAGCGCGAGATCCTGCGACAGATCTCGCAACTGCGGCACGAGTTCGGGTTCTCGGTGATCTTCATCACCCACGACCTCCCGCTGCTGCTCGAGATCAGCGACCGCATCGCGATCATGCGCGAGGGGGAGATCGTCGAGCTCGACACGGCTGAGCGCATCTGGGCCGAACCGCGGGACGAGTACACGAAGACGCTGCTGTCGTCGTTCCCCCGGCTCACGGGGGAGAGAGGGGTCGTAGCGCGATGACCGTGCTCGAGTTCGACCACGTCACCAAGATCTACAACGTGCGTGGCGCCGGCCAGATGAAGGCGCTCGACGACGTGAGCTTCACCCTCGAGTCGGGCCGCACGCTCGGCCTCGTCGGGCAGTCCGGCAGCGGCAAGTCGACGATCGCGAAGATCCTCACGCAGCTCGAGACGCCGACGACAGGACGGGTGCTGCTCGACGGCGCGCCGATCCCGCGCCGCGGCAAGGCGCTGCGCCGCTATCGGCAGCAGCTGCGGATGGTCTTCCAGGATCCCTTCGCGTCCCTGAACCCGTACCACTCGATCCGCTACCACCTGGAGCGTCCGCTGCGGCTCGACGCCGTCGTGCCGCGCGATCAGGTCGAGACCGAGGTGCGTCGCCTGCTGGAGCGCGTGCGCCTCGACGCGGATGCCGTGATCGAGCGCCGCCCGCACGAGCTGTCCGGCGGCCAGCGACAGCGAGTCGCGATCGCCCGGGCGCTGGCGTCGCGCCCCCGGCTGCTCGTGGCCGATGAGCCGGTGTCGATGCTCGACGTGTCGATCCGACTCGGCGTGCTGCGCCTGCTCGCCGAGCTGCAGCGCGAGGAGGGGCTCGGGGTGCTCTACATCACCCACGACCTGGCCACGGCGCGCCACTTCAGCGACGACATCATGGTGCTCAACCAGGGCAGGGTCGTCGAGCACGGCCCGGCCGACGACGTGATCCTCAATCCGCAGGACCCCTACACGCGGGAGCTGCGCGCGGCGTCCCCGGACCCCGAGAGGCACTTCGCCGCCACGGGCCGCATCGAAGGAGGCAGCCGATGACCGCGGTCCAGCCCACGCTCGCCGAGACCGGGCCCGACGCGCTCGAGGTCGGCACGACCGCGACGAACACCACGAAGGGGCGCGGCCGCATCCCGTGGCGCTTCCTCGGGGGCCGCGCCGCGTTCTACCTCTTCACCTTGTGGGCGGCGATCACGATCAACTTCTTCCTGCCGCGCCTCATGAAGGGTGACGCGGTCGACCAGTTCCTCGCCCGCAACCGCAACGTGAGCCCCGAGGCGGCGGAGGCGCTCCGCGCGCTCCTCGGTCTCGATACCGACAAGTCGCTCGTCGAGCAGTACATCGACTACTGGGCGCATCTGGTGCGGGGCGACCTCGGGGTCTCGCTCCTGCACGGGCTGCGCCCCGTGACCGAGGTGGTCGGCCAGGCCCTCCCGTGGACGGTCGGCCTCGTCGGCTTCGCGACGATCGTCGCGTTCACGATCGGCACCGTGGGCGGCGCGATCATCGGCTGGCGCCGCGGCAGCAGGCTCGACGTCTTCATCCCGATCACGACGTTCCTCAACACCATCCCGTACTTCTGGCTCGGGATGCTCGCGATCGCCGCGTTCTCCGTCAACCTGCGGTGGTTCCCCATCGGCAAGGCCTACGGGGTCGGCGTGCGGCCGGAGTGGTCCTTCGAGTTCATCGGGCAGGTCGTGCACCACGGCACGCTCCCGGTGCTGACGATCGTCGTCGCATCCCTCGGCGGATGGATGCTCGGTATGCGCAACATGATGCTCACGGTGCTCGACGAGGACTACATCACCGTCGCGCAGGCGAAGGGCATGCCGAACCGCCGTGTGCTGTGGGGGTATGCCGCACGCAACGCCGTGCTGCCGCAGATCCAGAGCTTCGCGCTCTCGCTCGGATTCGTCGTCGGCGGGACCATCGTGATGGAGATGGTGTTCAGCTATCCCGGCATCGGAAAGCTGCTGCTCGACGCCACGAATGCGAAGGACTACGCGCTCATGCAGGGCGTGTTCCTCGTCATCACGCTCTCCGTGCTCATCGCCAACGTGCTCGCCGACATCGCCTACGCGTTCCTCGACCCGCGCACCCGTCAGACCGAGGCCTGAACCATGACCGACAAGAGATCCGAGGGGCGTCGCGCGGCCAACGCGCCCGAGACCTTCCTGCTGCGCACCGTGACCTCCCGCAGCGGCGAGCGCGACACGGGCTGGTGGGCGCGTCTCGGTTCCGCGTTCGCCATGTTCCGCAACGGCAAGTCGGTCACGGGACTCGCCATCCTCGCGTTCTTCGTGCTCGTCGCGATCTTCGCCGACGTGCTCGCCCCGTACTCGCCGACGAAGATCGACCCGACCCAGCGCCTCCGTCCGCCGTCGCCCGAGCACTGGCTCGGCACGACCCACATCGGCGAGGACGTGCTGAGCCAGGTGATCCACGGCACCCGCGGCGTCATCGTGGTCGGCTTCCTCGCGGCGGCGATCGCGACGGTCATCGCGATCACGGTCGGCGTCATCGCCGGCTACCTCTCGGGCTGGAAGAGCGAGGCCCTCTCGGCCCTCACCAACGTCTTCCTCGTCATCCCGGGCATCCCGCTCATCATCGTCGTTGCGTCGATCTTCGAGGACCCGCCCCTGT
The Protaetiibacter sp. SSC-01 genome window above contains:
- a CDS encoding ABC transporter ATP-binding protein, whose product is MTVLEFDHVTKIYNVRGAGQMKALDDVSFTLESGRTLGLVGQSGSGKSTIAKILTQLETPTTGRVLLDGAPIPRRGKALRRYRQQLRMVFQDPFASLNPYHSIRYHLERPLRLDAVVPRDQVETEVRRLLERVRLDADAVIERRPHELSGGQRQRVAIARALASRPRLLVADEPVSMLDVSIRLGVLRLLAELQREEGLGVLYITHDLATARHFSDDIMVLNQGRVVEHGPADDVILNPQDPYTRELRAASPDPERHFAATGRIEGGSR
- a CDS encoding ABC transporter ATP-binding protein yields the protein MHEPLLTVRDFSVVYDVDPPVAAVRDVTLELHRGEILGLAGESGCGKTTLAYGVQRLLKAPAVITSGSVVFHDASGTDIDVNALDAEQMRRFRWDKISMVFQGAMNALNPVAPIGRQLEDVFEVHRPGMPRATRRAEVAELLEIVKVGAARARSFPHELSGGMRQRVMIAMALALRPQLMVMDEPTTALDVLVQREILRQISQLRHEFGFSVIFITHDLPLLLEISDRIAIMREGEIVELDTAERIWAEPRDEYTKTLLSSFPRLTGERGVVAR
- a CDS encoding ABC transporter permease, yielding MTAVQPTLAETGPDALEVGTTATNTTKGRGRIPWRFLGGRAAFYLFTLWAAITINFFLPRLMKGDAVDQFLARNRNVSPEAAEALRALLGLDTDKSLVEQYIDYWAHLVRGDLGVSLLHGLRPVTEVVGQALPWTVGLVGFATIVAFTIGTVGGAIIGWRRGSRLDVFIPITTFLNTIPYFWLGMLAIAAFSVNLRWFPIGKAYGVGVRPEWSFEFIGQVVHHGTLPVLTIVVASLGGWMLGMRNMMLTVLDEDYITVAQAKGMPNRRVLWGYAARNAVLPQIQSFALSLGFVVGGTIVMEMVFSYPGIGKLLLDATNAKDYALMQGVFLVITLSVLIANVLADIAYAFLDPRTRQTEA